A part of Lagopus muta isolate bLagMut1 chromosome 26, bLagMut1 primary, whole genome shotgun sequence genomic DNA contains:
- the PDE4C gene encoding cAMP-specific 3',5'-cyclic phosphodiesterase 4C isoform X5, translating into MLSPSGSPPPHGSPGASGGPAGAAVPGGPFLAPRHPRDILALAADSSFDLENGPPGRGPLEPQCSPGAGLVLQGAFSHGQRRESFLYRSDSDYDLSPKAMSRNSSTASDLHGEDMIVTPFAQVLASLRTVRTNMMVLLHLQERVGTKRASSSSLPSASRAGLSAEDAQQKLSLETLEELDWCLEQLETLQTRHSVSEMASNKFKRMLSRELSHLSESGRSGNQVSEYISSTFLDKQHEVEIPPALPKEKERERRKRPMSQISGVRRPAHSPCLAAIPRFGVRTEQEGLLAKELQDTNKWGLDIFKVAEYSGNRPLTVLMYSIFQERDLMKTFRIPADTFLTYMLTLEDHYRADVAYHNSIHAADVAQSTHVLLSTPALEAVFTDLEIMAAIFASAIHDVDHPGVSNQFLINTNSELALMYNDASVLENHHLAVGFKLLQEENCDIFQNLSKKQRQSLRKMAIDMVLATDMSKHMNLLADLKTMVETKKVTSLGVLLLDNYSDRIQVLQNMVHCADLSNPTKPLELYRQWTDRIMAEFFHQGDREREKGMEISPMCDKHTASVEKSQVGFIDFIAHPLWETWADLVHPDAQEILDTLEDNREWYQSMIPHSPSPQPEVGSEVPPADPGKSQFEMTLEEEEGESDTEAEGPESPLEEDNSGSKTSATDDSESADTEHLSPGSRDREVDNRRVPEGTLPKDGAGGGCTAPHPQSGGELCLDTEGNVTFLPLGT; encoded by the exons ATGCTCTCACCCAGCGGGTCCCCTCCTCCGCACGGCTCCCCTGGTGCCTCCGGGGGTCCCGCGGGTGCCGCCGTGCCGGGGGGGCCCTTCCTGGCTCCCCGCCACCCCCGGGATATTTTGGCCCTCGCCGCAGACAGCAG CTTTGACCTGGAGAATGGCCCCCCGGGAAGGGGCCCGCTGGAGCCGCAGTGCAGCCCGGGcgcagggctggtgctgcagggcgCCTTCAGCCACGGCCAGCGCCGCGAGTCCTTCCTCTACCGCTCCGACAGCGACTACGACCTGTCCCCCAAGGCCATGTCCCGCAACTCCTCCACCGCCAGCGACCT GCACGGGGAAGACATGATCGTCACACCCTTCGCCCAG GTCCTGGCCAGCCTGCGCACCGTGCGCACCAACATGATGGTGCTGCTGCACCTCCAGGAGCGCGTGGGCACCAA GCGGGCTTCGAGCAGCAGCCTCCCCTCCGCCAGCAGGGCCGGCCTGTCCG cagaggaTGCTCAGCAGAAGCTGTCGCTGGAGACCCTGGAGGAGCTGGACTGGtgcctggagcagctggagaCGCTGCAGACGCGGCACTCGGTCAGCGAGATGGCTTCCAACAAG TTTAAGCGGATGCTGAGCCGGGAGCTCTCACACCTCTCGGAGAGCGGCCGCTCGGGGAACCAGGTGTCCGAGTACATCTCCAGCACCTTCCTGG ACAAGCAGCACGAGGTGGAGATCCCTCCAGCGCTGCccaaggagaaggagagggagcGCAGGAAGCGGCCGATGTCGCAGATCAGCGGTGTGAGGAGGCCGGCTCACAGCCCCTGCCTTGCTGCCATCCCGCGCTTTGGGGTGCGCACGGagcaggaggggctgctggCCAAG gagctgcaggacacCAACAAGTGGGGTCTCGACATCTTCAAAGTGGCCGAGTACTCAGGGAACCGCCCACTGACGGTCCTCATGTACAGCATCTTCCAG GAGCGTGACCTGATGAAGACGTTCCGCATCCCCGCTGACACTTTCCTCACCTACATGCTGACGCTGGAGGATCATTACCGCGCAGACGTGGCGTACCACAACAGCATCCACGCCGCCGACGTGGCGCAGTCCACCCACGTGCTGCTCTCCACACCGGCGCTGGAG GCCGTCTTCACCGACCTGGAGATCATGGCCGCCATCTTCGCCAGCGCCATCCACGACGTTGACCACCCCGGCGTCTCCAATCAGTTCCTCATCAACACCA ACTCGGAGCTGGCGCTGATGTACAACGATGCTTCGGTGCTGGAGAATCACCACCTGGCTGTGGGCTtcaagctgctgcaggaggagaactGCGACATCTTCCAGAACCTGAGCAAGAAGCAGAGGCAGTCGCTCCGCAAGATGGCCATCGATATG GTGCTGGCCACCGACATGTCCAAGCACATGAACCTGCTGGCGGACCTGAAGACCATGGTGGAGACCAAGAAGGTGACCAGCCtgggggtgctgctgctggacaaCTACTCTGACCGGATCCAG GTCCTGCAGAACATGGTGCACTGCGCCGACCTCAGCAACCCCACCAAACCGCTGGAGCTGTACCGGCAATGGACCGACCGCATCATGGCCGAGTTCTTCCACCAGGGTGACCGGGAGCGAGAGAAGGGGATGGAGATCAGCCCCATGTGTGACAAGCACACCGCCTCCGTGGAGAAGTCCCAG GTGGGATTCATCGACTTCATCGCCCACCCGCTGTGGGAGACCTGGGCCGACCTGGTGCACCCTGACGCCCAGGAGATCCTGGACACGCTGGAGGACAACCGGGAGTGGTACCAGAGCATGATCCCACACAGCCCCTCCCCACAGCCAGAGGTGGGATCCGAAGTTCCCCCCGCTGACCCCGGCAAGTCCCAGTTTGAGATGAcgctggaagaggaggagggagagtcGGACACGGAAGCGGAGGGGCCCGAGAGCCCTTTGGAGGAGGACAACAGCGGCTCCAAGACATCGGCTACGGATGATTCGGAGTCAGCTGACACAGAGCATCTGTCACCTGgctccagggacagggaggtggaCAACAGGAGAGTGCCTGAGGGGACACTGCCAAAGGACGGGGCTGGTGGTGGGTGCACAGCGCCGCATCCCCAGAGCGGCGGGGAGCTGTGCCTGGACACGGAGGGCAATGTCACATTCCTGCCCCTGGGCACGTAG
- the PDE4C gene encoding cAMP-specific 3',5'-cyclic phosphodiesterase 4C isoform X7, producing MSRNSSTASDLHGEDMIVTPFAQVLASLRTVRTNMMVLLHLQERVGTKRASSSSLPSASRAGLSAEDAQQKLSLETLEELDWCLEQLETLQTRHSVSEMASNKFKRMLSRELSHLSESGRSGNQVSEYISSTFLDKQHEVEIPPALPKEKERERRKRPMSQISGVRRPAHSPCLAAIPRFGVRTEQEGLLAKELQDTNKWGLDIFKVAEYSGNRPLTVLMYSIFQERDLMKTFRIPADTFLTYMLTLEDHYRADVAYHNSIHAADVAQSTHVLLSTPALEAVFTDLEIMAAIFASAIHDVDHPGVSNQFLINTNSELALMYNDASVLENHHLAVGFKLLQEENCDIFQNLSKKQRQSLRKMAIDMVLATDMSKHMNLLADLKTMVETKKVTSLGVLLLDNYSDRIQVLQNMVHCADLSNPTKPLELYRQWTDRIMAEFFHQGDREREKGMEISPMCDKHTASVEKSQVGFIDFIAHPLWETWADLVHPDAQEILDTLEDNREWYQSMIPHSPSPQPEVGSEVPPADPGKSQFEMTLEEEEGESDTEAEGPESPLEEDNSGSKTSATDDSESADTEHLSPGSRDREVDNRRVPEGTLPKDGAGGGCTAPHPQSGGELCLDTEGNVTFLPLGT from the exons ATGTCCCGCAACTCCTCCACCGCCAGCGACCT GCACGGGGAAGACATGATCGTCACACCCTTCGCCCAG GTCCTGGCCAGCCTGCGCACCGTGCGCACCAACATGATGGTGCTGCTGCACCTCCAGGAGCGCGTGGGCACCAA GCGGGCTTCGAGCAGCAGCCTCCCCTCCGCCAGCAGGGCCGGCCTGTCCG cagaggaTGCTCAGCAGAAGCTGTCGCTGGAGACCCTGGAGGAGCTGGACTGGtgcctggagcagctggagaCGCTGCAGACGCGGCACTCGGTCAGCGAGATGGCTTCCAACAAG TTTAAGCGGATGCTGAGCCGGGAGCTCTCACACCTCTCGGAGAGCGGCCGCTCGGGGAACCAGGTGTCCGAGTACATCTCCAGCACCTTCCTGG ACAAGCAGCACGAGGTGGAGATCCCTCCAGCGCTGCccaaggagaaggagagggagcGCAGGAAGCGGCCGATGTCGCAGATCAGCGGTGTGAGGAGGCCGGCTCACAGCCCCTGCCTTGCTGCCATCCCGCGCTTTGGGGTGCGCACGGagcaggaggggctgctggCCAAG gagctgcaggacacCAACAAGTGGGGTCTCGACATCTTCAAAGTGGCCGAGTACTCAGGGAACCGCCCACTGACGGTCCTCATGTACAGCATCTTCCAG GAGCGTGACCTGATGAAGACGTTCCGCATCCCCGCTGACACTTTCCTCACCTACATGCTGACGCTGGAGGATCATTACCGCGCAGACGTGGCGTACCACAACAGCATCCACGCCGCCGACGTGGCGCAGTCCACCCACGTGCTGCTCTCCACACCGGCGCTGGAG GCCGTCTTCACCGACCTGGAGATCATGGCCGCCATCTTCGCCAGCGCCATCCACGACGTTGACCACCCCGGCGTCTCCAATCAGTTCCTCATCAACACCA ACTCGGAGCTGGCGCTGATGTACAACGATGCTTCGGTGCTGGAGAATCACCACCTGGCTGTGGGCTtcaagctgctgcaggaggagaactGCGACATCTTCCAGAACCTGAGCAAGAAGCAGAGGCAGTCGCTCCGCAAGATGGCCATCGATATG GTGCTGGCCACCGACATGTCCAAGCACATGAACCTGCTGGCGGACCTGAAGACCATGGTGGAGACCAAGAAGGTGACCAGCCtgggggtgctgctgctggacaaCTACTCTGACCGGATCCAG GTCCTGCAGAACATGGTGCACTGCGCCGACCTCAGCAACCCCACCAAACCGCTGGAGCTGTACCGGCAATGGACCGACCGCATCATGGCCGAGTTCTTCCACCAGGGTGACCGGGAGCGAGAGAAGGGGATGGAGATCAGCCCCATGTGTGACAAGCACACCGCCTCCGTGGAGAAGTCCCAG GTGGGATTCATCGACTTCATCGCCCACCCGCTGTGGGAGACCTGGGCCGACCTGGTGCACCCTGACGCCCAGGAGATCCTGGACACGCTGGAGGACAACCGGGAGTGGTACCAGAGCATGATCCCACACAGCCCCTCCCCACAGCCAGAGGTGGGATCCGAAGTTCCCCCCGCTGACCCCGGCAAGTCCCAGTTTGAGATGAcgctggaagaggaggagggagagtcGGACACGGAAGCGGAGGGGCCCGAGAGCCCTTTGGAGGAGGACAACAGCGGCTCCAAGACATCGGCTACGGATGATTCGGAGTCAGCTGACACAGAGCATCTGTCACCTGgctccagggacagggaggtggaCAACAGGAGAGTGCCTGAGGGGACACTGCCAAAGGACGGGGCTGGTGGTGGGTGCACAGCGCCGCATCCCCAGAGCGGCGGGGAGCTGTGCCTGGACACGGAGGGCAATGTCACATTCCTGCCCCTGGGCACGTAG
- the PDE4C gene encoding cAMP-specific 3',5'-cyclic phosphodiesterase 4C isoform X4 — protein MRRSRTALPFLSAEVRPHRDRAPGGSTWGAPGVRLGDTGGVTGRLRGIPGGNVPARRLRAAINVLMALGVNYPPNGLLIIIRPCVIARRLRGIFQRDPGGVGGGGEEELTELPGPGHPPLSSLHFGAPWGGEDTGALHLGLLTAVPCPPQRCRDVAEAVLSGPGPGSLPGAIRRRFSGTPLLPPLGCRGAPEPEGSRVVFTIEESGPSSGDEADPPRFDLENGPPGRGPLEPQCSPGAGLVLQGAFSHGQRRESFLYRSDSDYDLSPKAMSRNSSTASDLHGEDMIVTPFAQVLASLRTVRTNMMVLLHLQERVGTKRASSSSLPSASRAGLSAEDAQQKLSLETLEELDWCLEQLETLQTRHSVSEMASNKFKRMLSRELSHLSESGRSGNQVSEYISSTFLDKQHEVEIPPALPKEKERERRKRPMSQISGVRRPAHSPCLAAIPRFGVRTEQEGLLAKELQDTNKWGLDIFKVAEYSGNRPLTVLMYSIFQERDLMKTFRIPADTFLTYMLTLEDHYRADVAYHNSIHAADVAQSTHVLLSTPALEAVFTDLEIMAAIFASAIHDVDHPGVSNQFLINTNSELALMYNDASVLENHHLAVGFKLLQEENCDIFQNLSKKQRQSLRKMAIDMVLATDMSKHMNLLADLKTMVETKKVTSLGVLLLDNYSDRIQVLQNMVHCADLSNPTKPLELYRQWTDRIMAEFFHQGDREREKGMEISPMCDKHTASVEKWDSSTSSPTRCGRPGPTWCTLTPRRSWTRWRTTGSGTRA, from the exons ATGCGACGGAGCCGCACAGCGCTGCCCTTCCTGAGCGCGGAGGTGAGACCGCACCGAGACCGGGCACCGGGGGGGAGCACTTGGGGGGCACCAGGGGTGCGCCTGGGGGATACCGGGGGTGTAACGGGGCGCCTGAGGGGGATCCCCGGTGGGAACGTCCCAGCACGGCGCCTCCGGGCAGCAATTAACGTGCTGATGGCGCTCGGAGTTAATTATCCCCCTAATGGGCTGTTAATTATTATTCGCCCCTGCGTAATTGCGCGCCGGCTCCGGGGGATTTTCCAGCGGGATcccgggggggtggggggggggggagaggaggaactCACGGAGCTGCCGGGACCGGGACATCCCCCGCTGTCCTCCCTGCATTTCGGGGCCCCTTGGGGGGGCGAAGACACCGGGGCTCTGCACCTCGGGCTCCTCACCGCTGTCCCGTGTCCCCCACAGCGCTGCCGCGACGTCGCCGAGGCCGTGCTGTCGGGACCGGGGCCGGGATCCCTGCCGGGCGCCATCCGCCGCCGCTTCTCCGGGACTCCGCTGCTGCCTCCGCTCGGCTGCCGGGGGGCCCCCGAGCCCGAGGGCTCCCGCGTGGTGTTCACCATCGAGGAGAGCGGCCCCAGCAGCGGCGACGAGGCGGACCCCCCCCG CTTTGACCTGGAGAATGGCCCCCCGGGAAGGGGCCCGCTGGAGCCGCAGTGCAGCCCGGGcgcagggctggtgctgcagggcgCCTTCAGCCACGGCCAGCGCCGCGAGTCCTTCCTCTACCGCTCCGACAGCGACTACGACCTGTCCCCCAAGGCCATGTCCCGCAACTCCTCCACCGCCAGCGACCT GCACGGGGAAGACATGATCGTCACACCCTTCGCCCAG GTCCTGGCCAGCCTGCGCACCGTGCGCACCAACATGATGGTGCTGCTGCACCTCCAGGAGCGCGTGGGCACCAA GCGGGCTTCGAGCAGCAGCCTCCCCTCCGCCAGCAGGGCCGGCCTGTCCG cagaggaTGCTCAGCAGAAGCTGTCGCTGGAGACCCTGGAGGAGCTGGACTGGtgcctggagcagctggagaCGCTGCAGACGCGGCACTCGGTCAGCGAGATGGCTTCCAACAAG TTTAAGCGGATGCTGAGCCGGGAGCTCTCACACCTCTCGGAGAGCGGCCGCTCGGGGAACCAGGTGTCCGAGTACATCTCCAGCACCTTCCTGG ACAAGCAGCACGAGGTGGAGATCCCTCCAGCGCTGCccaaggagaaggagagggagcGCAGGAAGCGGCCGATGTCGCAGATCAGCGGTGTGAGGAGGCCGGCTCACAGCCCCTGCCTTGCTGCCATCCCGCGCTTTGGGGTGCGCACGGagcaggaggggctgctggCCAAG gagctgcaggacacCAACAAGTGGGGTCTCGACATCTTCAAAGTGGCCGAGTACTCAGGGAACCGCCCACTGACGGTCCTCATGTACAGCATCTTCCAG GAGCGTGACCTGATGAAGACGTTCCGCATCCCCGCTGACACTTTCCTCACCTACATGCTGACGCTGGAGGATCATTACCGCGCAGACGTGGCGTACCACAACAGCATCCACGCCGCCGACGTGGCGCAGTCCACCCACGTGCTGCTCTCCACACCGGCGCTGGAG GCCGTCTTCACCGACCTGGAGATCATGGCCGCCATCTTCGCCAGCGCCATCCACGACGTTGACCACCCCGGCGTCTCCAATCAGTTCCTCATCAACACCA ACTCGGAGCTGGCGCTGATGTACAACGATGCTTCGGTGCTGGAGAATCACCACCTGGCTGTGGGCTtcaagctgctgcaggaggagaactGCGACATCTTCCAGAACCTGAGCAAGAAGCAGAGGCAGTCGCTCCGCAAGATGGCCATCGATATG GTGCTGGCCACCGACATGTCCAAGCACATGAACCTGCTGGCGGACCTGAAGACCATGGTGGAGACCAAGAAGGTGACCAGCCtgggggtgctgctgctggacaaCTACTCTGACCGGATCCAG GTCCTGCAGAACATGGTGCACTGCGCCGACCTCAGCAACCCCACCAAACCGCTGGAGCTGTACCGGCAATGGACCGACCGCATCATGGCCGAGTTCTTCCACCAGGGTGACCGGGAGCGAGAGAAGGGGATGGAGATCAGCCCCATGTGTGACAAGCACACCGCCTCCGTGGAGAA GTGGGATTCATCGACTTCATCGCCCACCCGCTGTGGGAGACCTGGGCCGACCTGGTGCACCCTGACGCCCAGGAGATCCTGGACACGCTGGAGGACAACCGGGAGTGGTACCAGAGCATGA